In Psychrobacter ciconiae, the genomic window CCATAAAAGGTTGCCTCTGGAAAATCCTGTGCCATCTGCGCGCAGTGCGTGGTATGAAACGGATGAACGTTAAGAACCGCTTCGACCTTTTTACCATTATCAGTAAGCGTCATGACCTCATCGCGGACGTCACCTTTAAGTTCATAACTGTCCAAAAAAATAAAGTTTCCGGAGTTGAGCTGCACCAATGAGCACTGCGTTCCCACGTCGATAATGTCGCCAAGCCGAAACGAGCCGCGGATATTCCAAAATCCTGACCCCAAATCTGTAATCGAATCGCTCATTATTATTCTCCATATTATTTTCGAATTTTACTAAGGTTTATTATAAGGACGACGGGGCAGGCGAACTGTTAGCAAAATGAGGCGTTAGCGTGATTTTATATTATCTCGATCAATTTACTGATTTAGTCAGTAAAACCGCTTGGTTTAATGGTTAAGCATTAATTTTGCCCCCTGAGAACACTCATTATTGTGATATTATATAAATCGTTTATCATTCAAAGTTTACATTAGTAACTTCTATTAATCGTTAAAAATATTACTTTTCAATCACTTACGCGATTTATCACCGCGACCAATATAATCAGAAATCTTGTGAACCTATCCAACACGCCGTCCAAATTACAAAACGCTTCTTCAGCCCTACCAAACAAGGCACAAAGCAATGTGCCAAACAGCGCACCAAATTTTGCCTTACCGTCGTTGCTGCTTAAGCTGACCGTTGGCATGATTGGGATGTTTGCCTTTTTGCAAGTATATTCCATTCAAGCGATTTTGCCGGTATTGATGAGCGATTTGTCCGCAACCGAGGTGCAAGCGGGCGTGGTCGTTGGGGCAACTGTGATGGCGATTGCGATTATGTCGCCGTTTTTGGGGATGCTGTCCGACGCTGTTGGTCGCAAAGTTTTGGTGGTTGGGGCGCTGTTGTTTTTGGCGATTCCGACGGCGCTGATTGCCTTTAGTCCAAGCATTGGCTGGATGACGCTGTTTCGATTTTTGCAAGGCTTGTCCGTTCCAGGAATTACCGTGGTGATTTTGGCATATATCGGTGAGGAGTTTGAGGGTCGCGCGGTCACCGAATTGATGTCGTTTTATGTGTCAGGAACGGTATTGGGCGGCTTTTTAGGTCGGTTTTTATTGGGGCATTTGCACGAATTTATCGGCTGGCGGCATGGCTATTTTGTGATGGCGGCGATGACATTGGTTGGCGCAGCTTGGGTTGCCAAGACGCTTCCTGCATCCAAAAAGTTTGTTCCCAATCCCAATTTTCGCTCGGCAATGGCAACGCTCAAATCCCATTTGACCAACCGCTATGTGATAACGGCTTGCTTGCTTGGCGCTTGCGTACTGTTTTCGCTGGTTGGCTGCTTTACTTTTATCAATTTGCATTTAGCAGCCGCGCCTTATCAGCTATCGACCGGAGCGCTTGCCAATATTTTTGCTGTTTATCTGATTGGTGTGGTGATTACGCCATTATCAACCAAGCTTTTACGCCGCTTTGGGGCGGCCAAAACCGTTCGCGCGGCGGTTATTATGTCAATGGTAGGCGTTTTGATCACGCAAGTGACGCCGCTTTGGGGCGTGATTGTAGGTCTTGCCATCATGTCGTCGGGCGTTTTTATCACTCAAGCGGCGACCATCAGCTATATTGCAGTCAACGTTAAATCGGGGCGCTCGCTTGCCTCGGGGCTGTATTATATGGGCTATTATGCTGGCGGCACGATTGGCGCTTGGCTTTGCGGCATTGCGTTTGCCAAAGGCGAGTGGTCAATGACAGTCGGGCTGCTGTTGGGGGTTCAGGTCTTAGCGCTGCTGATGGCAAGCTTTGGTATGGTAAAAATGAAAAAAACCTCCGCCGTAAGCTAAGCGGTTAAGAAAAACCCTTTTTATCCAAAGTCGCCGTAAAACCATGCTGTTCAGGACATGGATATCAGGCGATAACCGCTGACGCTTAGAATTGTCTGAGGCTTGCTAAAACTCATTAAACCTATCAAACTAAAACCATGAAAACACTTAAACTTCGACTTAAAGACAAAAATGCCAAGCAGCTTAATCAATTAAGCGGCACGGTCAACTTTGTTTGGAATTATGTCAATGAGTTGAGTTTTAAGCACCTAAGGCGAACCGGCAAGTTTTTTAGCGCTTACGATTTAGCTGAATATACCAAAGGTTCAGGCGCTCTGCTTGGTTTACACTCGCAAACCATTCAAGCGATTAGTGAAACTCACGCTAAAAGCCGAAAGCAGTTTAAAAAAGCCAAGTTAAGATGGCGAAGCAATAAGCCCAAAGCTAAAACAAAAAGCTTAGGTTGGATACCGTTTAAAAAGTCAGCGATTAAGCATTTAGCCACACGCCAAAGCGGTAAAAAGGCACTGAAATCAACCCTTCAATTGTCACTGGCCAAAGGTCAAAAGCTGATTGTTGAATTGTTTGACAGCTACAATTTGGCATTGTATGACCTAAACACTCTCGAATTGGTTCAAGATGCAAGGGGCAGATGGTACGCTTGCATCACGGTTAAAGCCCAAAATGACGCCAAAGCCCAAAGCGGCAGGGGCAAAGTAGGCATTGATTTAGGACTCAAAGAAGCTGCCACTACCTCAAATGGTGATGTTCTAACCACCAAACAAACCCAAAAATGGGCTAAAAAACTGGCAACGGCGGGGCGAGCTAAGAACAAACAGCGCGCCCAAGCCATTCACGCCAAGATTAAAAATACTCGTAAAGACATCATTCATAAATTCACGACCCAACTTGTGCGTAATAACGCCTTGATTGTGGTTGGTGACGTAAAATCAAAATCATTCACTTCCAAAAAAACTAATCTTGCCAAATCGACTTACGATGCAGGTTGGTTTGAACTCAAACGGCAATTGGACTACAAATGCAAGCATGCAGGTTGCCGTTTTGAAATAGTGAATGAAGCTTACACCACCCAAACCTGTTCGTGTTGCGGCTCACGCCAAAACAGCCCGAAAGGTAGAACAGGTTTGCGAATAAGAGAATGGACTTGTGAGTGTGGTGTCACTCATGACCGCGATATCAACGCGGCAAGGAACATTCTTGCGGTCGGGCTTGACCGTCTTGCAGAAGGAATCCCCTCTCTTTAGGGAGGGGAGGAAGTCAATTTGAGCTTAACCTTTTAACCGATGTCAAACGACCGATTTCATAGGAAGTCGGTTTTTCAATCCAAAGGATAAATGATGACTGCTACTACTTCTAACCCTCTTCAAAACCATGCGGACGACGTTGTGCTTTTTGAAACAATCAGAACGCATTGCGGTCATGGGCTTGGGGTAATGACGCTAAATTCGCCCAAGTCACTAAATGCGCTTAGCGTTGACATGTGTCATTTGCTATCAGCTGCGCTGAGCGATTGGCAAGAAGATGAGCACTTGGTTGCGGTGATATTAAAAGGGGCAGGCGATAAGGCATTTTGTGCAGGCGGTGATATCCGCAAGCTTTATGACAGCATGAAAGATAAATCGCTGTTGCCAAATCCGTATGCGACCAGTTTTTTTGGTAGTGAGTATAAGCTATTTCAGCAAATGCATAGTTTTACCAAGCCGATTATATTATGGGGTGATGGTATCGTCATGGGCGGTGGCATGGGGCTGCTGGCGTCTTGTAGTCACCGAATTGTCACCGAAAAAACGCAGTTTGCCATGCCAGAGGTGACCATTGGGCTGTTTCCTGACGCCTCGGGAAGTTGGTTTTTGCAAAAATTTCCAGCAAAGTCGGGGCTATTTTTGGGATTGACGGGCGCTCGTGGCACAGCAAGTGATTTAATACTGGGTAATTTGGCAGAGTTTGCGCTGGCTTGTGATTATGATGCCATCATTCAAAAGCTGGTTGCGACCAACTGGCAAAGCGCCACCAACCCAAAGAGCACCGATACCGCCCATGGTCTAGTCAGCCAAGCGCTCAGCCAGTTGCCAAAAGCGACCCTTACCGAAAGTAAGCTTGCCCGTTATTGGCGGCCCATTTCGCAAATCATGAACAGTGGTAGCCTTGCAGACATCGATGCAATTTTGCAAGATGATAAAAAAATCGCTGCCATATCAAGCGACTTTGCTGAAGACGAGTGGACAAAACGCACCCTCAACAGCTACCGAAACGGTTGTCCGGTCACCAAAGCCTTAGCGTTTGAGCTGTATTATAAAGTGGGCACATTGTCTTTTGAGCAGATTTTATATCTAGAAACCAATGTCGCGCTGCACTGTTCGGCAAATCCTGACTTTAAAGAAGGCGTTCGGGCATTGCTTATTGATAAAGACAAACGCCCAAACTGGTCGCGAACGCTGAAAGACTGCCTAACTTTCGAGGGTCGTCGCTACATTGACAGTCATTTTGACAACCCTTATTCAGCAGGAAATCATCCCATTTTAGAAGGCTGACGGCTTAGTTTTGCATTTCATAAATTAAGTCTTGAATGTCCGCCGCCGCTTCTTGAAGTCTTGGGACAAATGCCAGCATATCCTCAAGGCTTACGCGGATGGTCGGTGCGTGGACATAAAGCGATGCTAAATAGCGCGATTTTTTATCGACGATGGGAACCGATACCGAAATCATCTCAGAGATGAACTCTTCGTTATCCACACCGATTTTAGTCTTGGCAATGTGGTCAAGCTCAGCGTTTAACTCATCAATATCGATGATGGTGTTTTTGGTAAATTTATTCAATCCCAAATTGTTGAGCGTTTTGCGGCGACGAGCTGCCGGTAGCTGGCTTAAATATAACTTGCCGCTTGAGGTGCACCACATCGGTGATTTGGTTCCGATTGGCAGATAGATTTGCAGCGGCAGTTCGGTTTGGATGCGGTTGGTATAGGTCATTGACATCTGATAGGGGATGGCAATGCCGCAAGACTCTTTAATATCATCGACCAGCTTTTGTAGCACCACTTGGCGCTCATTAAAAAACTGCCGCTGCTGCCAAAGCTCCACACTTAAATTGCGAACGCGCCGCCCCGGAATGATACCGCCGCCAATATCCACTTTGACAAAGCCTTCCTCAACCAAGTTCTGAATCAAGCGATGAACCGTCGGCTTTGGAATATTGAGCGCTTGCGACAATTCAAGCGGCGACATTGGCGTTTGAGAGTACGAGACTGCCTCGATAATCTCTAACACACGGGTAATGGAGGACATTTTTGGCATAATAATACTCGCTCGACTAACAAATTAAAGCGTGAATGCTGCAATAGGCTGAACGGTAGGGTCAACAAATCCGGCGATACACATCAAAAAGTGCAATCACCTATCAGCAGCCATAAAGAATAATGAATCAAAATACAAAGATGAAGAATGCTACAAGGCTTAAATTGAGAAAAACTGCCTCACCGAATTAGATAATAGCCGAAGTCTGTAAGATTTAATAGCCATTTATCGAAGAATGTTATTAGATGTTGCCAAAATAAGATAACGAGAAGTTACTGTTTGTTGATAAATTAAATGATGGTATAAGATTGTTAAACAAAATTTAATGATAAATTGATAGTTGGTAATACAGCGGTAAGCAAAAACAGCTATTTTAAAGCCATTATAAGAAAAGAGCCGCTGGGCTCAAGAAAACTGCCATATTTGAAGACAGTTTGATGTCTTTATAATCCTTTTCAAAGGTCAGTTGTTTTGTAAGGGGCTTTACCTAGAATTTCTTAAGATTGCTTATTTGTAACAAAAAATGTGCTAACATAGTCAATTAAGAAGTAATTATTACAATATTCCCGTAATCTTTACACAACGGCAAATAAAAATTTCAGCTTTAGGGGTGACTTTTTGAGCCAAAATTGTTTTAATCTGCTCAACAAAATGGTTGTTTATAAAAATATTAGATAATCGTTTTTTTGTGGGAATGAAATTTTAATTTTAGGAGAGTAGTATGAAAGCTGTTCAATTATCTGCTATTGCTGCAGCCGTTTTAGCTTCAACAGCTGCCTTAGCTGCTGAGCCAGTTGTGGTTGTTGATGACAATGAAGCGGTCGTCTATGAAGTTGAGCCTGTAGCGGTTGCCTATGAAGCTGAGCCAGTTGCTTATGCAGCTACTGACGCTGGTGTTATCCGTAGCACGCCTGCTGCTGTCGTTGGCGGTACTAAAACTTTCTTCCAAACGGTAACTCACCCTGCGGCTATCAGTGCTGAAGTGGGCTCGCTTGGTTATGGCGCAAACATCGGTTGGGGTCTAAACGAAAAAACTGAACTTCAAGCCGGTTGGGCAGGTGGTGATGTTGCTGACCTTTTCGGCGGCGACTTTGACGCTAAAGGCATTAACTATGATGTCGAAACTGACTTTAGCAACCCATACTTAGGCGTTCAATTACGTCCAATGGCAAACTGGTTCACTATGGGCGCTGGTATCATCGTTCCTGATAACGATATTGATGTTACAGCTAATGCTAATGGCGAAGGTTATTACAGCATTAACGGAGATCGTTACTATGCTGGTAATTATGAAGGGAGCGATCCAGTAGGAGATAAGGTTGCTGCTGATAACGTTGGTAATTTGGAAGGTTCTTTAAAGCACCGTAACAAGTTAGCTCCTTACGCAACTATCGGCTTCCGTCCAAACATTACCAATAACTTTGGTGTATTTGGTGAGCTTGGCGCTGCTTACTTAGGTAAAGTCGACGCTAATGTAAAACTATCAGGAGAAAATGCTAACTTGCCTGCAGCTGTTGATGCTGCTCGTCAAGCTGAGAAAGATTTAGAAGATAAGAGCTGGATGGAGTGGTTGCCAATCGTAAAAGTTGGTGCAACTTACCGCTTCTAATTGCTGCGCATCACTTAGCAATAAAAAACGATCCTTCGGGGTCGTTTTTTTGGTTTGGCAGCCTTTAAAAAACGACTGCTAGGCGGTCATCTAGCTTGATACAAACTTGATAGGAAGACGTATTTGATAGGTTGATGGGTAAGTTAAAGACAGTATTGCCAGTCAAAATCGCATTGTGAATCGGTAAAATCAATGCTGAATAATCCTTTCCTAAGCCTTGAGCAAGAGTGAATTGTTCAATTTTAATGATGCTTTCTTTGATCTGCCACAGCAGCCGACTGATGGTTTGTTTGGAATAATCATCAAGCTTCGAAAGCTCGGTAATTTCTTTTAGGTGATAATAGCGCTTTGCCACTTGCCATGAAATCGCCTGCGCTTCAATATCAAGCCCAATGGGTCTTTGATGGCTAATCGCAACCGCGACTTGGCTTCCTGAATGGCTAAAACAAATAAACGCTCCTGTATCTTTTAAATGATAAGGAAAGCTTGTTTCTACCAACTCATCGCTGATATTAAGATAACAAAGCAGATCGGTTAAAAGCTGGCGTGTTCCTTGCCGCTGCTGCTGCCGCTCATGCTTTTTTTGTTCGGGAGTGTCATTTTTGGCTAAAAGGCTATCTAATTTTGGCAGTGTGGCAAGCGCGCACCATGAGTCTTCATTTAGCTGATAAAATTTAGTATGTTCTAAGGTTATCATTGCTTTATTTTGAATAGAGTTATTCATGATAAAATTCAGGGTTGCAGGGTTTTTAGCGGATAATAAAAAGCTCAGCAATTATTAAACTGCTGAGCCATAGCGCTATGTTAAGTTATTAATTAGTGACTTATCAATTAATAACTTAATAAGACAATTCAGCGCGGCGGTTTTGCGCGTAAGCTTCTTCAGTCGTACCGTTTACGGCAGGGCGCTCTTCACCGTAGCTGATCACGTTGATGTTGGCAGGATTGACGCCTTGAGCTGCAAGATAGCTGCTGACGGCTTGGGCGCGGCGTTCACCGAGTGCCATGTTATATTCACGGCTACCGCGCTCATCAGTATGACCTGCGATCAACACGCTTGCTGCTGGGTTTGAGTTTAACAGGCTGGCGTGCTGACTTAATACGCTTGCAGACTCTGAGGTAATCTCGCTGCTATCAAAAGCAAAGTAGACGACCGCTTGCAGATTGTTAGCTGCGCTGATGATGCCGGCTGAGTTATCAACGATAACCGCGCCATTGTAGCCGACTTGACCGCCTGGAATGCCAAGTGGGGCAACGACGACTTCAGAGGTTGCGCGTTTGGTTTGACAGCCAGTAGCCAAAACAACGGCGCTTGATAACACAGCAAGGGCGGCGACTTTGGCGATAGCATGGTTGGACAATGCAGCAGTTAGTGACATGAAACACTCCTAAAATTTAACTTCATTTTGTTGTTGTAAAACCACTTATAATAAACCATTGGGCAATGATGACCCAAAGTAAAGTCAATGTTACGTTGTGTAAGTAGCATTACTGTGAATGATGTCAAAGTTTGCCGATAATTACAATATG contains:
- a CDS encoding MFS transporter, whose product is MLLKLTVGMIGMFAFLQVYSIQAILPVLMSDLSATEVQAGVVVGATVMAIAIMSPFLGMLSDAVGRKVLVVGALLFLAIPTALIAFSPSIGWMTLFRFLQGLSVPGITVVILAYIGEEFEGRAVTELMSFYVSGTVLGGFLGRFLLGHLHEFIGWRHGYFVMAAMTLVGAAWVAKTLPASKKFVPNPNFRSAMATLKSHLTNRYVITACLLGACVLFSLVGCFTFINLHLAAAPYQLSTGALANIFAVYLIGVVITPLSTKLLRRFGAAKTVRAAVIMSMVGVLITQVTPLWGVIVGLAIMSSGVFITQAATISYIAVNVKSGRSLASGLYYMGYYAGGTIGAWLCGIAFAKGEWSMTVGLLLGVQVLALLMASFGMVKMKKTSAVS
- a CDS encoding RNA-guided endonuclease InsQ/TnpB family protein encodes the protein MKTLKLRLKDKNAKQLNQLSGTVNFVWNYVNELSFKHLRRTGKFFSAYDLAEYTKGSGALLGLHSQTIQAISETHAKSRKQFKKAKLRWRSNKPKAKTKSLGWIPFKKSAIKHLATRQSGKKALKSTLQLSLAKGQKLIVELFDSYNLALYDLNTLELVQDARGRWYACITVKAQNDAKAQSGRGKVGIDLGLKEAATTSNGDVLTTKQTQKWAKKLATAGRAKNKQRAQAIHAKIKNTRKDIIHKFTTQLVRNNALIVVGDVKSKSFTSKKTNLAKSTYDAGWFELKRQLDYKCKHAGCRFEIVNEAYTTQTCSCCGSRQNSPKGRTGLRIREWTCECGVTHDRDINAARNILAVGLDRLAEGIPSL
- a CDS encoding enoyl-CoA hydratase/isomerase family protein, translating into MTATTSNPLQNHADDVVLFETIRTHCGHGLGVMTLNSPKSLNALSVDMCHLLSAALSDWQEDEHLVAVILKGAGDKAFCAGGDIRKLYDSMKDKSLLPNPYATSFFGSEYKLFQQMHSFTKPIILWGDGIVMGGGMGLLASCSHRIVTEKTQFAMPEVTIGLFPDASGSWFLQKFPAKSGLFLGLTGARGTASDLILGNLAEFALACDYDAIIQKLVATNWQSATNPKSTDTAHGLVSQALSQLPKATLTESKLARYWRPISQIMNSGSLADIDAILQDDKKIAAISSDFAEDEWTKRTLNSYRNGCPVTKALAFELYYKVGTLSFEQILYLETNVALHCSANPDFKEGVRALLIDKDKRPNWSRTLKDCLTFEGRRYIDSHFDNPYSAGNHPILEG
- a CDS encoding IclR family transcriptional regulator — encoded protein: MPKMSSITRVLEIIEAVSYSQTPMSPLELSQALNIPKPTVHRLIQNLVEEGFVKVDIGGGIIPGRRVRNLSVELWQQRQFFNERQVVLQKLVDDIKESCGIAIPYQMSMTYTNRIQTELPLQIYLPIGTKSPMWCTSSGKLYLSQLPAARRRKTLNNLGLNKFTKNTIIDIDELNAELDHIAKTKIGVDNEEFISEMISVSVPIVDKKSRYLASLYVHAPTIRVSLEDMLAFVPRLQEAAADIQDLIYEMQN
- a CDS encoding 4'-phosphopantetheinyl transferase family protein; this translates as MNNSIQNKAMITLEHTKFYQLNEDSWCALATLPKLDSLLAKNDTPEQKKHERQQQRQGTRQLLTDLLCYLNISDELVETSFPYHLKDTGAFICFSHSGSQVAVAISHQRPIGLDIEAQAISWQVAKRYYHLKEITELSKLDDYSKQTISRLLWQIKESIIKIEQFTLAQGLGKDYSALILPIHNAILTGNTVFNLPINLSNTSSYQVCIKLDDRLAVVF
- the pal gene encoding peptidoglycan-associated lipoprotein Pal; protein product: MSLTAALSNHAIAKVAALAVLSSAVVLATGCQTKRATSEVVVAPLGIPGGQVGYNGAVIVDNSAGIISAANNLQAVVYFAFDSSEITSESASVLSQHASLLNSNPAASVLIAGHTDERGSREYNMALGERRAQAVSSYLAAQGVNPANINVISYGEERPAVNGTTEEAYAQNRRAELSY